In the Bradyrhizobium guangzhouense genome, one interval contains:
- a CDS encoding acetyl-CoA carboxylase biotin carboxylase subunit has product MFKRILIANRGEIACRVIKTARKMGIQTVAVYSEADRDALHVEMADEAVLIGPPAAAESYLVIEKIVEACKKTGAQAVHPGYGFLSEREAFPRALEAAGIVFIGPNPGAIAAMGDKIESKKAAAKAKVSTVPGYLGVIEDDKHAVRIADEIGYPVMIKASAGGGGKGMRIAHSKAEVAEGFNLAKAEAKASFGDDRVFVEKFIVDPRHIEIQVLGDKHGNVIYLGERECSIQRRNQKVIEEAPSPLLDEATRRKMGEQAVALAKAVNYDSAGTVEFVAGQDKSFYFLEMNTRLQVEHPVTELVTGVDLVEQMIRVAAGERLAIAQKDVTLTGWAVESRLYAEDPFRNFLPSIGRLVKYRPPAEVSKDGITVRNDTGVQEGGEISIHYDPMIAKLVTHAPSRAAAIEAQATALDSFYVDGIRHNIPFLSALMHHPRWREGNLSTGFIAEEFPKGFSVRVPEGEVARRIAAVGAAIDHVLGERKRQISGQMGGRVVQRERRRAVWLDRQEIPLEVAREGDAIAIRFVDADGKAGKAHLLVSPWKPGDPVWQGAIDGHFIAVQARPIANGIRLAHQGVEVPVYVWTEAEAASARLMPVTTASDTGKKLLCPMPGLIVSIAVTEGQEVKAGETLAVVEAMKMQNVLRAERDGTVKKIHASAGATLAVDALILEFA; this is encoded by the coding sequence ACCGCGGCGAAATCGCCTGCAGGGTCATCAAGACCGCCCGCAAGATGGGGATTCAGACGGTCGCCGTCTATTCCGAGGCCGACCGCGACGCCCTCCATGTCGAGATGGCCGACGAGGCCGTGTTGATCGGCCCGCCGGCCGCGGCCGAGAGCTATCTGGTGATCGAGAAGATCGTCGAGGCATGCAAAAAGACGGGCGCGCAGGCCGTGCATCCCGGCTACGGCTTCCTGTCCGAGCGCGAGGCGTTTCCGCGAGCGCTGGAAGCGGCCGGCATTGTCTTCATCGGCCCGAACCCCGGCGCGATCGCCGCGATGGGCGACAAGATCGAATCCAAGAAGGCGGCCGCGAAGGCCAAGGTCTCGACCGTGCCGGGCTATCTCGGCGTCATCGAGGACGACAAGCATGCGGTCAGAATCGCCGATGAGATCGGTTACCCCGTGATGATCAAGGCCTCTGCCGGCGGTGGCGGCAAGGGCATGCGCATCGCGCATTCGAAGGCCGAGGTCGCAGAAGGCTTCAATCTGGCCAAGGCCGAGGCAAAAGCCTCGTTCGGCGACGACCGCGTCTTCGTCGAAAAGTTCATCGTCGATCCCCGCCATATCGAGATCCAGGTGCTGGGCGACAAGCACGGCAACGTCATCTATCTGGGCGAGCGCGAATGCTCGATCCAGCGTCGCAACCAGAAGGTCATCGAGGAAGCGCCGTCGCCGCTGCTCGACGAGGCCACCCGCCGCAAGATGGGCGAGCAGGCGGTCGCGCTGGCCAAGGCCGTGAACTATGATTCCGCCGGTACGGTCGAGTTCGTCGCAGGGCAGGACAAGAGCTTCTACTTCCTGGAGATGAACACGCGCCTCCAGGTCGAGCATCCCGTCACCGAGCTCGTCACCGGCGTCGACCTCGTCGAGCAGATGATCCGCGTCGCCGCCGGCGAGAGGCTCGCCATCGCGCAGAAGGACGTCACGCTGACCGGCTGGGCCGTGGAGTCGCGGCTCTACGCCGAAGACCCGTTCCGCAACTTCCTGCCCTCGATCGGGCGCTTGGTGAAGTATCGCCCGCCGGCGGAAGTGAGCAAGGACGGCATCACGGTGCGCAACGACACCGGCGTGCAGGAGGGCGGCGAGATATCGATCCATTACGATCCGATGATCGCAAAGCTCGTCACCCATGCGCCGTCGCGCGCGGCCGCGATCGAGGCGCAGGCGACCGCGCTGGACTCGTTCTACGTCGACGGCATCAGGCACAACATCCCGTTCCTGTCCGCGCTGATGCATCATCCGCGCTGGCGCGAGGGCAATCTGTCGACCGGCTTCATCGCGGAAGAATTCCCCAAGGGCTTTTCCGTGCGCGTGCCCGAGGGCGAGGTTGCGCGTCGCATCGCCGCGGTCGGCGCCGCCATCGATCACGTGCTGGGTGAGCGCAAGCGGCAGATCTCCGGCCAGATGGGCGGGCGCGTCGTGCAGCGCGAACGCCGCCGCGCCGTCTGGCTCGACCGCCAGGAGATCCCGCTCGAGGTTGCCCGCGAGGGCGATGCGATCGCGATCCGCTTCGTCGATGCCGACGGCAAGGCCGGCAAGGCGCATCTTCTGGTCTCGCCGTGGAAGCCGGGGGACCCGGTCTGGCAGGGCGCCATCGACGGCCATTTCATCGCGGTGCAGGCGCGGCCGATCGCCAACGGCATTCGCCTCGCGCATCAGGGCGTCGAGGTGCCGGTCTATGTCTGGACCGAAGCCGAAGCCGCCTCCGCCCGGCTGATGCCGGTGACGACGGCCTCCGACACCGGCAAGAAGCTGCTCTGCCCGATGCCCGGCCTCATCGTCTCGATCGCGGTGACCGAAGGGCAGGAGGTCAAGGCCGGCGAGACGCTGGCCGTGGTCGAAGCCATGAAGATGCAGAACGTGCTGCGCGCCGAGCGGGACGGCACAGTCAAGAAGATCCATGCCAGCGCCGGCGCAACGCTTGCCGTCGACGCTCTGATTTTGGAGTTTGCGTAA
- a CDS encoding isocitrate lyase/PEP mutase family protein, whose protein sequence is MAFRSRREKLRSILSGSACVHPGSVYDAISIRIAEDLGFPLGMFGGSVASLAVLGDPDVTLITLTELAEQMRRMSRAASLPVLVDADHGYGNALNVRRTVEELETAGAAGLTIEDTLLPAAFGEAKAQLISLEEGAGKMKAALDARGDSSLVIMGRTGAASITSIDDAIRRARAYEAVGVDGLFFTGIKSRAELEAVAAATRLPIVLGGAPDELSAIDYLTGQRVRIALQGHAPIAAATQAIYDVQKALREGTPPKALKGLPPAELSNRVMREAEVKARSADLLGLKK, encoded by the coding sequence ATGGCCTTTCGTTCCCGCCGCGAAAAGCTGCGCTCCATCCTGTCGGGATCTGCTTGCGTCCATCCCGGCTCGGTCTATGACGCGATCTCGATCCGCATCGCCGAGGATCTCGGCTTTCCGCTCGGCATGTTCGGCGGCTCGGTCGCCTCGCTCGCCGTGCTCGGCGATCCCGATGTCACGCTGATCACGCTCACCGAGCTTGCCGAGCAGATGCGCCGGATGTCGCGCGCCGCCAGCCTGCCGGTGCTGGTCGATGCCGATCACGGCTACGGCAATGCGCTCAACGTGCGCCGCACGGTGGAGGAGCTGGAGACGGCGGGCGCCGCCGGCCTCACCATCGAGGACACGCTGTTGCCGGCGGCCTTTGGCGAAGCCAAGGCGCAGTTGATCTCGCTGGAGGAGGGCGCTGGCAAGATGAAGGCTGCGCTCGATGCACGCGGTGATTCCTCGCTCGTCATCATGGGGCGCACGGGCGCTGCCTCAATCACCTCGATCGATGATGCAATCCGCCGCGCCAGGGCCTATGAGGCTGTCGGCGTCGATGGGCTGTTCTTCACCGGCATCAAGTCGCGCGCAGAGCTCGAAGCCGTCGCGGCCGCGACGCGTCTTCCCATCGTGCTTGGTGGCGCGCCTGACGAACTGAGCGCGATCGACTATCTCACGGGCCAACGCGTGCGCATCGCGCTTCAGGGGCATGCACCGATCGCCGCGGCGACACAGGCGATCTACGACGTCCAGAAGGCATTGCGCGAGGGGACGCCACCGAAGGCGCTGAAGGGATTGCCGCCGGCAGAGCTGTCCAACCGCGTCATGCGCGAGGCCGAGGTCAAAGCGCGTAGCGCCGATCTTCTCGGATTGAAAAAATGA
- a CDS encoding acylphosphatase — protein sequence MSRAILQVMIRGRVQGVGYRAWVEYQATASGLEGWVRNRRDGSVEALFAGAPKHVADMVALCRHGPPSSRVDNVTSETASVDELNLRRAGEAFSVLPTV from the coding sequence ATGAGCCGGGCGATCCTCCAGGTGATGATCCGTGGACGCGTTCAGGGCGTCGGCTACCGGGCCTGGGTCGAGTATCAGGCCACGGCAAGCGGCCTCGAAGGCTGGGTTCGCAACCGCCGCGATGGCAGCGTCGAAGCACTGTTCGCGGGGGCGCCGAAGCATGTCGCCGACATGGTCGCGCTGTGCCGGCATGGGCCGCCGTCGTCGCGCGTGGACAATGTCACGAGCGAGACCGCCAGCGTCGATGAGCTGAACCTGCGGCGGGCAGGGGAGGCGTTCTCGGTGTTGCCGACGGTGTAG